In one Culex quinquefasciatus strain JHB chromosome 2, VPISU_Cqui_1.0_pri_paternal, whole genome shotgun sequence genomic region, the following are encoded:
- the LOC6047165 gene encoding exosome complex component RRP43: MDLKTYKKIHPVKYYKDHLESNIRPDGREVGDLRPLAINFGSITSADGSSIVKIGNTTVVCGIKAELAPPKPVEPETGFLVPNIEISPLCSPKYRPGPPSEEAQVYSCSLADAILNSGCVNLKDLCITKEKLVWALYCDLVCLDHDGCVFDASVIALVAALHTLTLPRMRHNADTDEREVLEEEPREALKLSSIPVTTSFAVLCGRIVADPTAEEEALATSTITITICDATLSYFNKSGGEPVEQELLDQCIENAMKREKSVRALIKTMVKNKK, encoded by the exons ATGGATCTTAAAACTTACAA AAAAATTCACCCGGTCAAATACTACAAGGACCACCTCGAGAGCAACATAAGGCCGGATGGGCGGGAAGTCGGTGACCTCCGCCCGCTGGCCATCAACTTTGGCTCGATCACATCGGCCGACGGTTCGTCGATCGTCAAGATCGGCAACACGACCGTCGTGTGCGGCATCAAGGCTGAGTTGGCGCCTCCGAAACCGGTCGAGCCGGAAACCGGATTTCTGGTGCCGAATATCGAGATTTCGCCGCTGTGCTCGCCCAAGTACCGTCCGGGACCGCCCAGCGAGGAGGCCCAGGTTTACAGCTGCTCGCTGGCGGACGCAATTTTGAACTCTGGCTGTGTAAACTTGAAGGATCTTTGCATCACGAAGGAAAAGCTCGTTTGGGCGTTGTACTGCGACCTGGTTTGCCTGGACCACGACGGGTGCGTGTTTGACGCGTCGGTGATTGCGCTGGTGGCCGCCCTGCACACGCTGACACTGCCCCGGATGCGCCACAACGCGGACACGGACGAACGGGAGGTGCTGGAGGAAGAACCGCGGGAAGCGCTCAAGTTGAGCTCGATTCCAGTGACGACGTCGTTTGCGGTGCTCTGCGGGAGGATTGTGGCGGATCCGACTGCGGAGGAGGAGGCACTGGCCACGtccaccatcaccatcaccatctGTGACGCCACGTTAAGCTACTTCAACAAGAGCGGCGGCGAACCGGTGGAGCAGGAACTTCTGGACCAGTGCATCGAGAACGCCATGAAGCGGGAAAAGTCCGTCCGGGCGCTGATCAAGACGATGGTGAAGAATAAAAAGTAG
- the LOC6047166 gene encoding N-acetylgalactosaminyltransferase 6 produces the protein MRRNTRVLLKYALVGGFVLLFLVLIVRSFNVVDRQNLLDESPAEPLAQHRKQGSFFNGPKKNVHKRRIDWHDYKLIEAERSRSGVGEHGKPGHLEKKDEEMQDKLFKKNGFNAVLSDLISLNRSLPDIRHPGCKKKKYLSELPTVSVVVPFYNEHWSTLLRTASSVLLRSPPELISEIILVDDCSTKEFLKDQLDRYVAENMPKVKVIHLPERSGLITARLAGAKAATADVLIFLDSHTEANVNWLPPLLEPIAEDYRTCVCPFIDVVAWDTFEYRAQDEGARGAFDWKFYYKRLPLLPKDLANPTEPFESPIMAGGLFAISSKFFWELGGYDEGLDIWGGEQYELSFKIWQCGGQMYDAPCSRVGHIYRGYAPFGNPRKKDFLTRNYKRVAEVWMDEYKEYLYVRDRKKYDNTDAGDLSKQLAIREKLQCKPFKWFIEHVAFDLIEKYPPVEPPDFANGAIQSVSSPNLCVDTLSHGEKETIGLFGCAADKAQPQANQFFQLSWHRDLRIKYGELCWDVSESIANAKILLYHCHGGQGNQLWRYDLDSQQIRQGKNNRCLDMDADKRAVFVNPCSESNPNQRWKWGYLNMTALRHWDSYGAKIIE, from the coding sequence ATGCGTCGCAACACGCGCGTCCTGCTAAAGTACGCCCTCGTGGGCGGCTTCGTGCTGCTCTTCCTGGTGCTGATCGTGCGCTCGTTCAACGTGGTCGATCGCCAGAACCTGCTCGACGAAAGTCCCGCCGAACCGCTCGCCCAGCACCGCAAGCAGGGCTCGTTCTTCAACGGTCCGAAAAAGAACGTCCACAAGAGGCGCATCGACTGGCACGACTACAAGCTGATCGAGGCCGAGCGGAGTCGGAGCGGGGTGGGGGAGCACGGGAAGCCGGGGCATTTGGAGAAGAAGGACGAGGAGATGCAGGACAAGCTGTTCAAGAAGAACGGGTTTAACGCGGTGCTGAGTGATTTGATATCGTTGAACCGGTCGTTGCCGGATATTCGGCATCCGGGGTGTAAGAAGAAGAAGTATCTGAGTGAGTTGCCCACGGTTAGCGTGGTGGTTCCGTTTTACAACGAACACTGGAGTACGCTGTTGCGGACGGCGTCAAGCGTGCTGTTGAGGTCACCGCCGGAGTTGATTAGTGAGATTATATTGGTGGACGATTGTAGTACGAAGGAGTTTTTGAAGGATCAGTTGGATCGATATGTGGCGGAGAATATGCCGAAGGTTAAGGTGATTCATTTGCCTGAGCGTTCGGGGTTGATTACGGCGCGGTTGGCCGGGGCTAAGGCCGCAACGGCGGATGTGTTGATCTTCTTGGATTCGCACACGGAAGCGAATGTGAACTGGTTGCCGCCGCTGTTGGAGCCGATCGCGGAGGATTACCGGACGTGCGTTTGTCCGTTTATCGACGTGGTCGCGTGGGATACGTTCGAGTATCGGGCGCAGGACGAAGGCGCGAGGGGTGCGTTCGATTGGAAGTTTTACTACAAGCGGTTGCCGCTGCTGCCGAAGGATTTGGCCAATCCGACGGAACCTTTTGAGAGTCCCATTATGGCGGGTGGGTTGTTCGCGATCAGTTCCAAGTTCTTCTGGGAGTTGGGTGGGTACGACGAGGGTTTGGACATCTGGGGCGGTGAGCAGTACGAGTTGAGCTTCAAGATTTGGCAGTGCGGTGGTCAGATGTACGACGCACCGTGTTCACGGGTTGGTCACATTTACCGAGGTTACGCACCGTTCGGCAATCCCCGGAAGAAGGACTTCCTTACGCGGAACTACAAACGTGTTGCAGAAGTGTGGATGGACGAGTACAAAGAGTATTTGTACGTGCGAGACCGCAAGAAGTACGACAACACCGACGCCGGAGATCTGTCCAAGCAGTTGGCGATCCGCGAGAAACTCCAATGCAAACCATTCAAGTGGTTCATCGAGCACGTCGCGTTCGACCTGATCGAAAAGTATCCCCCAGTCGAACCGCCGGACTTTGCCAACGGTGCCATCCAGTCCGTCTCGAGCCCGAACCTCTGCGTGGACACGCTCAGCCACGGCGAAAAGGAAACGATCGGGTTGTTCGGTTGCGCCGCCGACAAGGCCCAACCCCAGGCGAACCAGTTCTTCCAGCTGTCCTGGCATCGCGACCTGCGCATCAAGTACGGCGAACTGTGCTGGGACGTGTCGGAGAGCATCGCCAACGCCAAGATCTTGCTCTATCACTGCCACGGAGGCCAGGGCAATCAGCTGTGGCGGTACGACCTGGACAGCCAGCAGATCCGCCAGGGCAAGAACAATCGCTGCCTCGATATGGACGCCGACAAGCGGGCCGTGTTTGTGAATCCCTGCTCGGAGTCGAATCCGAACCAGCGGTGGAAGTGGGGCTATCTCAATATGACCGCGCTAAGGCACTGGGACTCGTACGGGGCGAAGATTATCGAGtag